The genomic window ATTTTCTTCTGGACCCTGAATGCTTTGTCCTTCTTTTCATGCAATGTCAGGAGGGAGGACTCTGACATTAATTTGCAGATGAAACTCATGTCAACGCTCAGGGCGGTTTCTCCAGATGGAAACATTCAGTTTTTTATATTGCCCGAGTCTGGCGATTTCAAATCCATCCCCCAGGACAGTACCAACCCGATCACATCGGAGAAAGTGATCCTGGGGCAACAGCTGTTTTTTGATCCAGCTATTTCATTCAATCCCAAGTGCACCGCCGCAGCAGGTACATTTTCTTGTGCTTCATGCCATTTTGCCGGTGCAGGCTTTTCATCAGGGGTTCATCAGGCCATTGCAGGTGGAGGTAGGGGATTTGGCTTGTTGCGACACAAGCACCCACAATGCGATTCTTCCGAACTCGATGTACAAATGGTCAAAACACCAAGCATTGTCAACTGCGCTTTTCAGGAAGTGATGTTGTGGAGTGGTAAATTCGGCTGTTGCGGACCAAATTTTGGAACTGACAGCCTATGGCCAAAAGGAAGTTTCACCGAGCTCAATAGATTGGGTCTTTCTGGTGTGGAGACCCAAGCCAGGATTGCTCTGGAAGCTCATGGTATGAGAATGAGTCCTGCATTGGTCACACAGACAACTTACAAACAACTGTTCGATACTGCATATCCCAAAGAACGGCCTGACCTTCGTTATTTGCGCTTTACCATGGCGAGAGCCATAGGTGCATATGAAAGAACGGTTTTGACCAACCAGGCAGCTTTCCAGAAATGGCTGAAAGGGGATTCTTCTGCCCTCACGAATGAACAAAAAAAAGGTGCAATCCTTTTTTTTGGAAAAGCCTCATGTGTCGATTGTCATACAGGTCCCGCCCTCAATTCTATGGCTTTCTATGCACTCGGGATGCCTGAAATGGAAGGTATCGACATTATTCATAAAAAAGACAGCTTTGCAGATTTTCTTCTGGGTAGGGGAGCACTGACCCACAGGCAGGAGGATATGTTCTGTTTTAAAGTGCCACAGCTCTACAATTTGAAAGATCATGGCTACTATGGTCATGGAGCAAGTTTTTGTTCCGTAGAAGAGGTCATCAGATACAAGAATGATGCTGTTCATGCTAATCAAAATGTGCCAATTGAAAATCTAGCTAAAAATTTTAAACCACTGGGGTTGGATAAGGACGAAATAAAATCGCTCGTTGATTTTGTAGAAAATGGGCTTTATGATCCGAATCTCAGGCGTTATGAACCCGGATCGGTCGCCTCCGGGCGCTGCTTTCCCAATCACGATAAACTGTCCAGAGAACAACTGGGTTGTAAATAAAGACGTCTACTCTCTACTTTTGAAAAAAACGTACACAAATCGCAGTATTACAACAAACCACAGAATCGATTGAAAACTGAAATTGATTATCTCATTGTCGGAGCGGGTTTAGCCGGGTCGTGTTTGGCATGGGAACTGATACAATCCGGGGAAGAAGTTGTCCTGACAGACGTACACCTGGAAGGAGCATCCTCATTAGTGAGCGCAGGAATCATCAATCCGATTACCGGGAAGCGCTACGTAAAAACATGGAATTGGGATGTTTTAGAGACGGATTTTACCCATTTCTATCAAAGAGCGGAAGCATTTTTCAGAATGAAACTATTGCATCAGAGAAAGATCTATCAGATTTTAGA from Saprospiraceae bacterium includes these protein-coding regions:
- a CDS encoding cytochrome-c peroxidase; its protein translation is MSTLRAVSPDGNIQFFILPESGDFKSIPQDSTNPITSEKVILGQQLFFDPAISFNPKCTAAAGTFSCASCHFAGAGFSSGVHQAIAGGGRGFGLLRHKHPQCDSSELDVQMVKTPSIVNCAFQEVMLWSGKFGCCGPNFGTDSLWPKGSFTELNRLGLSGVETQARIALEAHGMRMSPALVTQTTYKQLFDTAYPKERPDLRYLRFTMARAIGAYERTVLTNQAAFQKWLKGDSSALTNEQKKGAILFFGKASCVDCHTGPALNSMAFYALGMPEMEGIDIIHKKDSFADFLLGRGALTHRQEDMFCFKVPQLYNLKDHGYYGHGASFCSVEEVIRYKNDAVHANQNVPIENLAKNFKPLGLDKDEIKSLVDFVENGLYDPNLRRYEPGSVASGRCFPNHDKLSREQLGCK